In the Ascochyta rabiei chromosome 17, complete sequence genome, one interval contains:
- a CDS encoding Protein-lysine N-methyltransferase efm5, producing MPIDDSDDEMPQLSGGALDALKEFYAERDAKLKQFETLKAQAEDDFNGKLSMDAFTEDWNVSQFWYSDETATVLARQLLDGATDETKIAVVSAPSAFIQLKNLMASGEYKCRPQIKLLEIDERFGVFKEFVRYDLEKAIQLPAELKGSFDRIIVDPPFLNDDCQTKATLTVRWLAKGWTPESVRIIACTGERMESIITGKLYGKAGVKTTDYDIKHAKGLSNEFRTYANFECDAWKWAKSS from the exons ATGCCAATCGACGACTCTGACGATGAAATGCC ACAGCTCTCTGGCGGGGCTCTCGACGCGCTGAAAGAATTTTACGCCGAGCGAGATGCCAAGCTAAAGCAGTTCGAAACGCTCAAGGCGCAGGCTGAAGATGATTTTAATGGGAAACTGTCCATGGACGCGTTTACCGAAGATTGGAATGTGAGCCAGTTTTGGTACAGCGACGAGACTGCTACGGTTCTCGCACGTCAGCTCTTGGATGGCGCCACCGATGAGACGAAGATTGCGGTGGTTTCTGCTCCGAGTGCATTCATTCAGCTGAAGAACTTGATG GCGTCTGGAGAGTACAAGTGCAGACCGCAGATCAAGCTACTCGAAATTGATGAACGATTTGGAGTATTCAAAGAGTTCGTTCGCTACGACCTTGAGAAGGCGATACAACTACCCGCTGAGCTGAAGGGCTCGTTCGACCGCATCATTGTGGACCCACCGTTCTTGAATGACGATTGCCAGACAAAAG CAACATTGACTGTGCGGTGGCTAGCTAAGGGGTGGACACCTGAATCTGTGCGAATCATTGCGTGCACAGGAGAGCGTATGGAAAGCATCATCACTGGCAAGCTGTACGGAAAAGCTGGTGTCAAGACCACAGACTACGATATCAAGCATGCAAAGGGCTTGAGCAACGAG TTCAGAACATACGCCAACTTCGAATGCGATGCGTGGAAATGGGCGAAGTCTTCGTGA
- a CDS encoding Bis(5'-nucleosyl)-tetraphosphatase (asymmetrical) yields the protein MAACIFCKIIKGEIPSLKIFESEKTLAFLDIGPLSRGHSLIIPKHHGAKLHDIPDDQLSEVLTVTKKIAIAQGVEDYNILQNNGRIAHQEVDHVHFHLIPKPNRQEGLGIEWPTQKGDQTELKKLLEEIKSKM from the exons ATGGCCGCCTGCATTTTCTGTAAGATCATCAAGG GAGAGATCCCGTCGCTGAAGATCTTCGAGAGCGAGAAGACGCTCGCATTCCTCGACATTGGGCCACTGAGTCGAGGACACTCT CTCATCATCCCCAAGCACCACGGCGCCAAGCTGCACGACATCCCCGACGACCAGCTATCCGAGGTCCTCACGGTGACGAAGAAGATTGCAATTGCGCAGGGCGTGGAAGATTACAACATCTTGCAGAATAACGGGCGGATTGCGCATCAAGAGGTTGATCATGTGCACTTCCACTTGATCCCAAAGCCCAATCGCCAGGAGGGGCTGGGCATTGAGTGGCCGACGCAGAAGGGCGACCAGACGGAGCTGAAGAAGCTGTTGGAGGAGATCAAGAGTAAGATGTAG
- a CDS encoding Methylglutaconyl-CoA hydratase: MPFLLRPSSRILVRPIQRCAYSSAQSPVLNVINYPAPHSGNIRILSLNRPAARNAISRQLLSELNQQITSIHNEGQTGPTRALILASEVDTSFCAGADLKERATFTQEDTSNFLTSLRGTLTSIQNLPIPTISALAAPAFGGGLELALATHMRVFASTTTVALPETRLAIIPGAGGTYRLPALIGLARARDMILTGRRVSAPEAYFLGLCDRLVEITPEEQGQEGAARKKVLNEAVQLAITICEGGPIAIKAALAAVEGCALGEKAENAAYELVVKTKDRDEALAAFREKRKAVFKGE, encoded by the exons ATGCCGTTCTTGTTGCGACCGAGCTCAAGGATCCTCGTCCGCCCAATTCAGCGCTGCGCATACTCAAGCGCGCAATCGCCAGTTCTAAACGTTATAAACTATCCCGCGCCCCATTCTGGCAACATTCGAATCCTCTCACTGAACCGACCTGCCGCCCGTAACGCGATTTCAAGACAGTTGCTTTCAGAGCTCAACCAGCAAATCACCAGCATACACAATGAGGGACAGACTGGACCGACAAGAGCACTCATCTTGGCGAGTGAGGTCGACACAAGTTTCTGTGCAGGCGCAGACTTGAAGGAAAGGGCTACCTTCACACAAGAAGA CACCTCCAACTTCCTCACCTCTCTCCGCGGCACCCTAACCTCGATCCAAAACCTCCCCATCCCCACAATCTCCGCCCTCGCCGCGCCCGCATTCGGTGGTGGCCTCGAGCTGGCGCTAGCAACGCACATGCGCGTGTTCGCATCGACCACAACCGTCGCCCTCCCGGAGACTCGACTCGCCATCATCCCCGGCGCTGGAGGCACATACCGTCTCCCCGCGCTGATCGGTCTCGCACGCGCACGCGACATGATTCTTACAGGGCGGAGAGTCAGCGCGCCCGAAGCATACTTCCTGGGCCTGTGCGACCGGCTGGTGGAGATCACGCCGGAGGAGCAAGGGCAGGAGGGTGCAGCGAGGAAGAAGGTGCTCAACGAAGCTGTGCAACTTGCGATTACGATATGTGAGGGAGGGCCAATTGCGATCAAGGCTGCGCTTGCAGCGGTCGAGGGATGCGCGTTGGGTGAGAAGGCGGAAAATGCGGCGTATGAGTTGGTAGTCAAGACCAAAGATCGAGATGAGGCGCTGGCTGCATTTagggagaagaggaaggccGTTTTCAAGGGCGAGTAA